DNA sequence from the Verrucomicrobiia bacterium genome:
GGTTTTCTGACTTTAACGCCTTTGAAGCGCCTGCAAAATTCATCCGGTGCGCTGAAAACGTGCTGTCCTGCCAGCCTAGCGCGCGAAGTCGGGCTTCGGCTCGACGCAATTCGATGGGATCGGCGTCCAGCCCTAACAGTCGTCCGCCAGGCTGCAATCGGGACAAGATCTCGGCCGTGTGCCCTCCATATCCGAGAGTGCAGTCAATGGCGATTTCCCCCGGCTTCGGATCCAGCACCATCAAGACCTCTCGAACCATGATGGGACGGTGAGTTCCCGCAGGAGTTTTTCCCGCGGCAATTACCTTGGAGATGGTTTCAGGATCAAGGGATTCTGAATGTTCCTTGTATTTCTCAAGAAAATGGCGCGGATATTTGCCGGCGTAACGTTTTCGGCGCTTGTGAGCTACCTGGCCAGCCGCGTGATTCAATTCTGAGGGGCTTTGGTCGGGCATTCAGTGGAATCTCTCCAAAACCGCTCGCGCGCGCGAGAAACTTTCACCTATTCTGAAAGTTGCTTCTCTTCAGCCTTCCGTTCAATGTCCCCTCGCTGGCGTTTCCGGCTTTGCGGCTTGGCCTTTTCGTAAAATTTCTTGTTTAGCCTGGCCTGGCCACCTTCGGTGAGGAATCTTCGCGCAAAGACCAGCGCTTTATTCGACCCTCCCGCGACTACTGTGCGATCCCCGCGCATGATCCCTCGATAGCCGATAGCGGCGACATCCTGCGGTGCCATAACGTGGGCCTTTTGAAAGGCGTTCGTATCGACCATTCCCGCCTTGGGAAAAAAGTCCGTATCCGTTGGTCCGGGGCAGATTGCAGTCACCGTGATTTCAGTCTTTTCAAGCTCTGTCGCGAGGGCTTCCGTAAATGAAAGCACGAACGCTTTGCTTGCGTGATATACAGCCAAAAGAGGGCCGGGTTCAAAACCGGCAATTGAGGCTGTGTTCGCCACCCGCCCGCGGTTTCTCGAAATCATCTCAGGAAGAAATAGATGCGTCAGTCGCATCACTGCTTCGATATTGACCCGGACAATCGAAAGCTGATCGTGGAGCGTTATATCCCAGAAATTCCCCCGATATCCGAGGCCGGCGTTATTTACAACGATATCGATCCGTTCACCATCCCGTAAAACTGCGTCGTGAATCCGTTTGGGAGACTCCGGGTCCTCTAAATCGGCAGGAATGACGCCTACTTTTATGTCAAAGTCGGCACTTAAGTTCGATGCGATCGCGCGGAGCTCCTCCTCCTTCGGGGCGGTGAGGATGAGGGAGTGACCGTTCTTCGCAAATTCACGTGCCAGGGCGAGGCCGATTCCGCTCGACGCACCTGTGATCAATGC
Encoded proteins:
- a CDS encoding SDR family oxidoreductase produces the protein MNSETALITGASSGIGLALAREFAKNGHSLILTAPKEEELRAIASNLSADFDIKVGVIPADLEDPESPKRIHDAVLRDGERIDIVVNNAGLGYRGNFWDITLHDQLSIVRVNIEAVMRLTHLFLPEMISRNRGRVANTASIAGFEPGPLLAVYHASKAFVLSFTEALATELEKTEITVTAICPGPTDTDFFPKAGMVDTNAFQKAHVMAPQDVAAIGYRGIMRGDRTVVAGGSNKALVFARRFLTEGGQARLNKKFYEKAKPQSRKRQRGDIERKAEEKQLSE